In a genomic window of Desulfobacterales bacterium:
- the hisG gene encoding ATP phosphoribosyltransferase, whose product MKNPLKLGIPKGSLQNATIALFRRSGWDINVNGRSYFPEINDKSIECAICRAQEMSNYVESGTLDAGLTGKDWIAENESDIQVVSDLVYSKVSSRPARWVLAVPYDSPIQKIEDCEGKKIATEMTNFTRRYFAERKINVSVEFSWGATEAKVVSGLADAIVEVTETESTIKAHGLRVIHELMQTNTQLIANHDAWKDTAKRNKIKQIALLLKGALRGEKMVGIKMNVPKEKMEEVVDMLPSLNAPTVAPLYQSSWYSVEIVVKSEVVRDLIPELMKHGAEGIIEYPLNKVL is encoded by the coding sequence GTGAAGAATCCACTCAAGCTAGGCATTCCTAAAGGTAGTTTACAAAATGCAACGATCGCATTATTCCGGCGTTCAGGGTGGGATATAAACGTTAATGGCAGAAGTTATTTTCCTGAAATCAATGACAAAAGCATTGAATGCGCCATTTGCCGCGCACAGGAAATGTCCAATTATGTTGAAAGCGGCACGCTGGATGCCGGACTGACCGGTAAAGACTGGATTGCTGAGAACGAATCGGACATTCAGGTGGTCAGCGATCTGGTGTATTCCAAAGTGAGCTCCCGGCCGGCGCGCTGGGTGCTGGCCGTGCCTTACGACTCGCCCATTCAAAAAATTGAAGATTGCGAAGGAAAAAAAATCGCCACCGAGATGACCAATTTTACCCGGCGCTATTTTGCAGAACGAAAAATCAATGTCAGTGTTGAATTTTCATGGGGTGCGACCGAAGCTAAGGTTGTGTCCGGTCTTGCCGATGCAATCGTGGAGGTGACTGAGACCGAATCCACCATCAAGGCCCATGGCCTGCGCGTGATTCATGAGCTCATGCAGACCAATACCCAGCTGATTGCCAACCATGACGCCTGGAAGGATACCGCTAAACGGAATAAAATCAAGCAAATTGCCCTTCTGCTCAAAGGCGCCCTGCGCGGCGAAAAAATGGTGGGTATCAAAATGAATGTCCCCAAGGAAAAAATGGAGGAAGTGGTGGACATGCTACCGAGTCTAAATGCACCCACGGTGGCGCCGCTGTATCAATCCAGCTGGTATTCTGTGGAAATTGTGGTCAAATCCGAAGTCGTGCGCGATCTGATTCCCGAGCTGATGAAACACGGCGCGGAAGGGATCATTGAATATCCGCTGAATAAAGTTTTATAG
- the yihA gene encoding ribosome biogenesis GTP-binding protein YihA/YsxC — protein MIIKSAEFIKSATRPAQYPPAQLPEIAFAGRSNVGKSSLINTLVNRKHLVKTSSTPGRTQLINFFDINQQIVFVDLPGYGYAKVPQSVRKKWGPMIETYLSRRITLRAVVAIMDIRRTPQQEELNLLGWLSHYAISAIVVLTKTDKLSKSKSAQQYRRIAETLTLNPDDLILFSAKTRRGRDTLWKAIQSFVYE, from the coding sequence ATGATTATAAAATCTGCCGAATTTATCAAAAGCGCCACCCGGCCAGCCCAGTATCCACCGGCACAACTGCCGGAAATTGCTTTTGCCGGCCGTTCGAACGTGGGCAAATCCAGCCTGATCAACACATTGGTCAATCGCAAACATCTGGTAAAGACCAGTTCAACGCCCGGCCGCACGCAACTGATTAATTTTTTTGATATCAATCAGCAGATCGTTTTCGTTGATCTGCCCGGTTACGGGTATGCAAAGGTGCCGCAGTCCGTTCGCAAGAAATGGGGCCCGATGATTGAAACCTATCTTTCCAGGCGCATAACCCTGCGGGCAGTGGTGGCTATCATGGATATTCGGCGCACACCGCAGCAGGAGGAATTAAATCTCCTGGGCTGGCTTAGCCACTATGCCATCAGCGCCATTGTGGTTTTAACCAAAACCGATAAGCTTTCCAAAAGTAAATCGGCCCAACAATATCGCCGCATTGCGGAGACCCTGACACTCAATCCTGATGATCTGATCCTTTTTTCCGCAAAAACCCGCCGCGGCCGCGACACCCTCTGGAAGGCAATTCAATCATTCGTTTACGAATAA
- a CDS encoding PBP1A family penicillin-binding protein codes for MAKRKTESDVLKPKKRHFFRKFLLWSFLLGFILVLMGAAASVGVYFYLSKNLPQISSLTQYHPPIITTVYSDDGRKIAEFFEERRIIKPLEEMPSALINAFIAAEDSRFYKHKGIDFYSILRAFFKNLEAGTIVQGGSTITQQVTKSFLLTPQKTYTRKIKEAILAYRIDKAFNKKEILYLYLNQIYLGHGAYGVEAAAENYFGKSISELNLAECAILAGLPQAPSKYSPFRHPERAKQRQIYVLNRMVAEGYIPQSKASEAINTEVEIKPRRNLYIEQIPYYTEQVRRYVEEKYGREVLYTQGLKIYTAANIEMQNIAQDEIVKGLHELDKRQGFRGPLKRLAPEEIESFSEKIQAELEKDPLVVGRTTKGVVIKVDNKNKTVTVRIGNSLGKIALADMEWARKPDIEVAYYEVKVKRPSEALTSGDVIWVKVKEKTEESDVWQLALEQEPEAQAALLCLEAETGFVKAIVGGRDFRDSQFNRAFQSRRQPGSAFKPLIYAAALDKHYEEEPERFYTPASVIIDSPIVFEDEERDFTWKPKNYKERFFGPTLMRDALAKSRNVVTIKILQDIGIDYAIEYANKLGIHSDLSKDLSIALGSSGVSLLELTKAYSVFANRGYLIEPVFITKIEDRDGNVLEEMSPERIKVIDETTAYLMTHLLEGVVKHGTGWRVKALNRPVAGKTGTTNNLFDAWFMGYTARYITGTWVGFDDEAPLGKSETGSRAASPIWLGFMQRIVADKTPKIFEVPEGVVFTQIDAETGLLPIPESKETVFVCFKEGTEPTEYSLKPGEIADTSEFFKKDL; via the coding sequence ATGGCAAAGCGAAAAACCGAATCTGACGTGTTAAAGCCCAAGAAGCGGCATTTTTTCAGGAAATTTCTGCTGTGGTCGTTTTTGCTTGGGTTTATCCTTGTTCTAATGGGCGCGGCGGCCAGTGTCGGCGTCTATTTTTACCTGAGCAAGAATTTACCGCAAATCAGCAGCTTGACACAATATCATCCGCCGATCATCACTACGGTTTACTCGGATGACGGCCGCAAGATTGCTGAATTCTTTGAAGAACGCCGCATAATAAAACCGCTTGAGGAAATGCCCTCGGCGTTGATTAACGCTTTTATTGCCGCTGAAGATTCCCGGTTTTACAAACACAAAGGGATCGATTTTTACAGCATCTTACGGGCCTTTTTTAAGAACCTTGAAGCCGGGACGATAGTTCAGGGCGGCAGCACCATCACCCAGCAGGTCACCAAATCTTTCTTGCTGACCCCCCAAAAAACTTACACACGCAAGATCAAAGAGGCCATCCTGGCGTATCGGATCGATAAGGCCTTTAACAAGAAAGAAATCTTATATCTGTATTTGAATCAGATCTATTTGGGTCACGGTGCATACGGGGTTGAGGCGGCAGCTGAAAATTATTTCGGCAAATCCATTTCAGAGCTCAATCTGGCTGAATGCGCCATCCTGGCAGGCTTGCCCCAGGCTCCCAGCAAATACTCGCCGTTTCGGCATCCGGAAAGAGCCAAGCAAAGGCAGATCTATGTTCTCAACCGTATGGTTGCCGAGGGATATATTCCCCAGAGCAAGGCCAGCGAGGCCATCAACACGGAGGTGGAGATTAAGCCGCGCCGAAATTTGTACATTGAGCAAATCCCATATTATACCGAGCAGGTCCGTCGCTACGTAGAGGAAAAATACGGCCGCGAGGTTTTGTACACGCAGGGTCTTAAAATTTATACCGCAGCTAACATCGAGATGCAAAACATCGCTCAGGATGAAATTGTAAAGGGCTTGCATGAACTCGATAAACGCCAGGGATTCCGGGGACCGCTAAAAAGGCTGGCGCCGGAAGAGATCGAGTCTTTTTCGGAAAAAATTCAGGCCGAGCTTGAGAAAGATCCCCTTGTTGTTGGCCGAACCACCAAAGGTGTGGTCATCAAGGTCGATAATAAGAACAAGACCGTCACGGTTCGAATTGGAAATTCTTTAGGAAAAATAGCGCTGGCCGATATGGAATGGGCCCGCAAGCCGGATATAGAGGTGGCCTATTACGAGGTGAAAGTCAAACGCCCTAGCGAGGCCCTGACAAGCGGTGATGTCATTTGGGTTAAGGTCAAAGAAAAAACTGAAGAATCGGATGTATGGCAACTGGCCTTGGAGCAGGAGCCTGAGGCTCAGGCGGCCTTGTTATGCCTAGAGGCTGAGACAGGATTCGTTAAAGCCATTGTCGGCGGACGTGATTTTCGCGATAGCCAATTTAATCGCGCCTTCCAATCCAGGCGACAACCGGGCTCAGCCTTTAAACCGCTGATCTATGCCGCGGCTCTAGATAAACATTACGAGGAAGAACCGGAGCGATTCTATACCCCTGCTTCGGTGATCATTGATTCTCCAATCGTATTTGAAGATGAGGAACGCGATTTTACCTGGAAACCTAAAAACTATAAAGAGCGCTTTTTTGGTCCCACATTAATGCGTGATGCTCTGGCTAAATCGCGCAATGTGGTCACCATCAAGATCTTACAGGATATCGGCATTGATTATGCCATCGAATATGCCAACAAACTGGGCATTCATTCGGATTTGAGCAAAGATCTTTCGATTGCCCTGGGGTCCTCAGGTGTATCGCTGCTCGAATTGACCAAGGCCTACTCGGTGTTTGCCAATCGGGGGTATTTGATCGAACCGGTATTTATTACCAAAATCGAAGATCGTGATGGCAACGTGCTCGAAGAAATGTCACCGGAGCGCATTAAAGTCATTGATGAAACCACTGCCTATCTGATGACGCATTTGCTCGAAGGAGTGGTCAAGCACGGTACCGGCTGGCGCGTTAAAGCGCTCAATCGACCCGTGGCAGGCAAGACGGGCACCACCAACAATTTGTTTGATGCCTGGTTTATGGGCTATACGGCGCGCTATATTACCGGCACCTGGGTTGGGTTTGATGATGAAGCCCCGCTGGGTAAATCCGAAACCGGTTCCCGAGCAGCCAGTCCGATCTGGTTGGGTTTTATGCAGCGCATTGTGGCTGACAAGACGCCCAAAATATTTGAGGTGCCCGAAGGCGTGGTCTTTACCCAAATTGATGCTGAAACCGGGCTGTTGCCGATCCCCGAATCCAAAGAGACGGTGTTTGTCTGTTTCAAGGAAGGCACCGAACCCACCGAATACTCCCTAAAGCCAGGAGAGATTGCCGATACCAGCGAGTTTTTCAAAAAAGATCTCTAA
- the hisI gene encoding phosphoribosyl-AMP cyclohydrolase produces MMTPDFKKSGGLIPAIAQDYKTGEVLMLAYMNQQAWEETLKTGKATYWSRSRQELWIKGQSSGHQQIVKEIRIDCDADTVLLKIEQLGGAACHTGHRSCFHKKVENGSVQIVGEPVFDPKEVYGK; encoded by the coding sequence ATGATGACACCCGACTTTAAAAAGAGCGGCGGTCTGATTCCGGCAATCGCTCAGGATTATAAGACCGGTGAGGTGCTGATGTTGGCGTATATGAACCAACAGGCCTGGGAGGAAACCCTAAAAACAGGCAAAGCAACCTATTGGAGCCGATCGCGACAGGAACTTTGGATCAAAGGCCAATCATCCGGTCATCAGCAAATCGTCAAAGAAATTCGCATCGATTGCGATGCTGACACAGTCCTGTTAAAAATAGAACAGCTGGGCGGGGCGGCCTGTCACACCGGGCACCGCAGTTGTTTTCATAAAAAGGTTGAAAACGGCTCCGTTCAGATCGTGGGCGAGCCGGTATTTGACCCCAAGGAGGTATACGGTAAGTGA
- a CDS encoding pyridoxal phosphate-dependent aminotransferase has protein sequence MESSRTREMTSFIVMDVLERAQELERQGGRIIHLEVGEPDFDTPACVKEAACKALDDGFTHYTHSLGLLELREAICEYHQQHYQVSVDPDQIIITSGSSPAIFLVFSALLEKGDEVIISDPHYACYPNFVKFVDGKLITIPVYEEDGFQYRPEVIRENITPQTKAVFINSPSNPTGNLLSFERMQQIAELTKCEPCPYIVSDEIYHGLVYEGQAHSILEFSDHAFVLNGFSKQFAMTGLRLGYVIAPKAFIRPMQKMQQNFFISANAMVQQAGIAALKHGAEDVARMQKIYNSRRIFMIRRLKEMGLGITVEPTGAFYVFANAKHITSDSYNLAFDILEKAHVGVSPGIDFGNNGEGYLRFSYANSMENIEEGMDRLEQYLKSK, from the coding sequence ATGGAATCAAGTCGCACCCGCGAAATGACCTCCTTTATTGTCATGGATGTATTGGAACGGGCTCAGGAACTTGAACGTCAAGGTGGCCGCATCATCCATCTGGAGGTTGGTGAGCCTGATTTTGATACGCCGGCCTGCGTCAAAGAAGCGGCCTGCAAAGCCCTTGATGACGGATTTACCCATTACACCCATAGTCTGGGCTTGCTTGAGCTCCGGGAGGCCATTTGCGAGTATCATCAACAGCATTATCAGGTATCGGTCGACCCGGACCAGATCATCATCACATCCGGCTCATCTCCCGCGATTTTTCTGGTTTTTTCAGCACTGCTTGAAAAAGGAGATGAGGTCATCATCTCAGACCCGCACTATGCCTGCTATCCAAATTTTGTTAAATTTGTGGACGGCAAGCTCATAACGATCCCGGTATATGAAGAAGATGGTTTCCAATACCGACCTGAAGTCATCCGGGAAAACATCACCCCGCAAACCAAAGCAGTCTTTATCAACTCGCCCTCCAATCCCACCGGCAATCTACTTTCATTTGAACGTATGCAGCAAATTGCCGAGCTGACAAAATGTGAACCATGCCCTTATATCGTCTCCGATGAGATTTATCACGGGTTGGTGTATGAGGGCCAGGCGCATTCGATTCTGGAATTTTCCGATCATGCTTTTGTGCTCAATGGATTTTCCAAGCAGTTCGCCATGACCGGGCTGCGCCTGGGTTATGTGATTGCCCCCAAAGCGTTTATCCGCCCCATGCAAAAGATGCAGCAGAATTTTTTTATTTCCGCCAATGCCATGGTTCAACAGGCAGGCATTGCAGCCCTGAAACATGGCGCCGAAGATGTCGCCCGTATGCAAAAAATCTATAATTCACGCCGCATTTTTATGATCCGTCGGTTAAAAGAAATGGGGCTTGGAATTACCGTAGAGCCCACCGGAGCGTTCTACGTTTTTGCCAATGCTAAACACATCACTTCCGATTCGTATAATTTGGCCTTCGATATTCTAGAAAAAGCCCATGTGGGTGTTAGCCCGGGAATTGACTTCGGCAATAACGGCGAAGGCTATTTACGGTTTTCATATGCCAATTCGATGGAAAACATAGAAGAAGGCATGGATCGGCTCGAGCAATACCTAAAAAGTAAATGA